The Eupeodes corollae chromosome X, idEupCoro1.1, whole genome shotgun sequence DNA window GATAATAGTGTCAGTAATTTTGGTTTCgaatatttgttctttaagtattgcaaagtttaaatatttgagaaaCGACGATGAAAAAAACTCACTTGATTCAAAATCTAGTTTCCATAAAGAATCTttcacatgagctacgaactgcgaactgtggatgttcacatattttgacttttctttcacataagctttatttctattcgcaggcAGCGACGtattgtcaatttataactaccctaacaacaaacaaaacaggaGTGAAtaatttgaggttaagttgagcgcaaACAATGTATTCGTTGtagtgtggattgtatgtggaacgcgaataaagtttgacaattcgtagcaaccacacggAAATTCGTTaataccaaattgtttttataaaattgtcttgttttagtgaacaaaatacaaattttataatccTAACATaattgtcaattggtttcttataatttaaatgtgtctttgtttgaaattgacttattgaaatatgtaaaatcaCTTTTGTTCGTcagttcgttcattcgttgtatgctctcatgtgcaaggcccttaaagAACCAATTTAtggctatcattgaaatcgatccgctaatttttgtaaatggatatttcttttatttagaaattatCCATAGGAAATTGCAATGCGCATACATTTTTcgattacaaatttatttctctatttttcggacggaaattcattttcctgaacagctgatacctTTATGGTCAAAACACGAATCGTTCtactgatttgtgtttcaatttcacacaattccaatgacggATTGTTGTCAGTGAAAATTGTTCactggatttcaatcaggacattttttttttcaatgacagaaatgttaatgttcttttgtttttatacttcaGAATGATGGAAAAGTAATGATAGTTATAATTGGGCCcttaatcaaaaactgaaacaattcaTTAAACggatttgtgttttaattttccaatgacagattttttcagaaaaaaatatccgGTATATTTCAGTCATATTTTTTCAACGACAGGAACTTTTAAAGCGATTAAGAGTATGACATTTGTTATTCCTAGTGTTAAGTTAAAGTTGATGAGAAgaagattttttctaaaaaacaaattgattattTGAGCCAGAAATGTGCTTTAAGTTCATGtataaaatgttcaatgatgacatttttttaataaacagctGATTGCTCATTCACGCctggaacaaaattaatttactgAAAGCTGTCCTTTTTCTTTGCATTTTCACCTGTTAGTTTTACTCGCAATGCTTGATTTCAGTCaagaaatgaaaactataaccaacctgtcaaacaaatttgacatttgattacTTTATTGAGTAAAACACGCGGAATTACAATGCCTGTAAAATGCGAATTTTTGGGGTTATGTATGTTTTATGTgattaccttttttattttaatcgtcAAAATTACTTCCGGTCATACAATTATCTGATGAGTTGCAAAAGAActcgaaagaaaacaaaatatcaccATTTAATAATGACTGAAACTAAAAcagtataatatttaattattttaactttttattaaaattcttatatTTACATTGAGCTTCAACTTATGAAATACCCGTCACATCCATCCCCTTTAAACCTAGCTAGTGTGTTGCTGTTTAAAGGCTTAACTACATAAGCTAAAAAGTACTTTGGTAGAAAAGTAAAAAGTATTCTCAGTAGCTCTCAAACCAAAATTTAAGCTTAATGCATTATTTTCACAAGTGTTCCAGTCAGAAACACTATTCTAACTATATCTTGTCTTAAAGCGAAATTTAAAAGTCTGTCAGGGAAAAATGTAACTAAAATTTTTCTGAAACCCTAAaggcttaaaataaatttagggCTAAACCTGAAGTTATTAGCCAaatttcatatttgattttttttggtgaaataaaaagctgaaatgtcgattgataccgcaattgaacaaatatgcatattttataaaaataaactttattaattCAGCTTTTTatagtaacaaaaataaataattcgatGCAGTATATTTTAGTTGATACATTATTAAAGTTATTGGTTAAGATAttaatgttgaaataaatgtaacataaatatatgaaaaatatttactcgCTCCTATATACAAATCAAGTCTTGTCTAAGAAACCTTAACCTTTTAACACTCTTTCTGCACACATCCTTTCTTGTTTGTGGCGACACTATAACGACATTCACGCTCCTGTTGGCGAATTTCAACTTTcaacatttcatcttcaaagTGTACCAAAAACTAAAGTAGAAAATTCcagaataaaacaaatctttaactCAAAGTGTACGAAAAACCAAACGGCCAAATTGGGCAGATACaaactaaaatttgaatttctctAACCACTCGTACTTTTATTCTCGTTGAATTCGGTCTGCTTTTCTATCACAGTCtcttatttcaattaatattcaTTTAACTTTATGTACTTGTTAATTTATTACTgctatcattattattaaaatcgttAAAACTAATCTCAGTGTTTCTCTTCTTTGGTTCATTTGTTTCTGTGGTGAATTCGGCACTCGTTTAGTTGGTGTCAATAAAAGACACCACATGTTTTGGTTGTTCCTGCCATCTATCtgtatttttgagaaaaaaacgaATTCACCATGATCTACCGTTTAAACTTTCTCTTTatttattgacaaacaaaaatgttttgctagaattaatttgaattatattaagtatttttctaaatacaaaaacaacaagatgttagtaaacttaaagaaagaaatgtatgagaattacaaacattttaatgagGCTTTAAAAACAAAGCCTTCTTGgttatcaataaacaaaaatgagaaatgtCGCAATCCAGAACTGATGTTTTTTGTGTACTCAGTACTCTACTCCGAGGTGAAGACAagtatacaccgatacgaattcaacacggTATTAGAAATGAGTGTAAAAGGTTTCgaagggacggagacgaggaaatttgaCTCTCTCGATTAGTTTTTACTCTCTGGCTCCTATTATATcgtatgatttttgaaataaaactatcttTAATATCTGGAATCTTCTTCTTTAATTTGAAGCAAgaataatgtatattttttcagatacagttttcaaaaaaatgtatttcctttcaatcgaaataaaaaaaacatatacaaacgAAACGTCAAATGAATACAAACTTGTGGTGAGTAAAAATTGGTCAgtttgtatacatatacatatgtatgtacatataagatTCCTGAGAATTTTCTCAGGCGGAAAAACAGTGACCGAGCAGAAGAATGAAATATGAATACAATTCACTTTTTATTCTCAGTCAGCAATCAAATAAGTTTTGCATTTCTTTCATCCTTTTTTAACAGTACGAAAAAGAATACgtaagaaataaaatgattcAAATTCTGTTCTCAGATTTCTCACAGAAAAAGTGagaaatttgtatgagaaataggattaatatttctgaaaatacgGAAATCTCTGAGatgttagaaatataaacttgccaatgaattttgttttgggttAGTTAACATAACATAAACAATATGAAAAcgttaatttttgaattgaagtgcaaagtggaaattatttttattattttcttcgttCTTTCAAAGGAAGGTCGTTAGCTTTTCCGATGGCAAGATTGCaagaaaacgaaaatattttgtaacattCTTAAATGCTGAAGCTTTTCGTAATGAAATTATATGTCCATATGTTATATGAATGCCACAGAAAATACTTACCACATTGTAGTGTGTCCTATATGCAGAGAATACCGCACTAAATATCATCTTTCCTGAACATCCTAAATTACATCAATTCCCTAACTTAAATATCGAAGTTGTCTAATAAAACTCGCTTATCTTTGCTCttataatttttatacatttttgaacctGACAGACAGCTTTAAATAAGGtgttgtcaaaatgaaattttaaataaatatgaataattacatttttgtaaaattgaataaatatattattgacaATTAGGCTTATTTCGGTAGATTTTTATGTATCTATGTTATTCTattataaactatttaaaattatgaactgTCAGAAAATCTTTCGCTActacgcttaaacggacctattgattggaattcccaactgttgactgGTTCATTCCATCcacttttcttaaaagaataatTGTGCATATAGATaaagcaaaatttaaagaaaatattcagtggttttaaattagaaaaggttttaaaatctttaaaaattagcTCAATCACCTTTTTAGCCTAGTGAACTGCTAAAAAAGgatttaagaatttaatgaatcttttaaaattttgtgccaatggctttaacattttacagATTTCCCCATTCACTATGTGACGTCGTAATCATCATCAAGTCATTCTGATTGACTAAATACAACTCGAAACTAGTTAAAATTTCCTTTCCGACATAGTGTACAAATTTCGCTTATATAATAGTGGACCCTTAATTTGACGTTTCacattatttgattttattgaatttaaaaacaaaaaatatatttaaaatacttacaAAGCAAATGTTTCTTATTAGATGTATGTATGATTTGCATTTTACTATTATATTTCCAATTGTGATTAATATGCCAGTTCCAGACCGACTAGCCTTGACTCCGTAGTCACTAGCTTAATGAATTTGTCTAATGCCTTTGTGACAGAACTTGTTGGTTCTAACCAAAGcctctattttatttatttatttctttattcatCAATGGATACATAATCTGTTgactacaattaaattataatttatcattatacatcattaaaaaagtttaaagcaatACTCTTAAACATATCCATATGTATATTCATTTGAAGGTCGACTTCactatgaattaaattaaaaagagacaAATGACGAGTTATGGGTGCATTAAGTCCATAGTTCGTCCTGTGACTAGAAATCAAAAAGAGAACGTCCCTATTTCTTAGATTTCTCTCAGGAACATAAAAAGATATAAGTGCTAGTAAGTCCggagattttattttaccattgAGTATGTCCTTGATAAAAAGAACCCCAAGGGTATCTCTACGgctttttaaagatttcaaagCTATCAGTGAGCACCTAGAGCCATAATTGGGAAAACCATCTGACCACCTGAAATTCCTTAAAGCAAAGCGCGTGAATCTTCTTTGAATGTTTTCGATCCTGTCTGAGGAATTTTGATAAAGAGGTGAGCAAATAACACAACAGTATTCCAGTATAGGTAATATTAAAGATATGTAAATCGTTTTCAGAGTATAACTATCTTTAAATACCCCCGTGTTGCGTTTTAAAAAACCTAGCAAAGAATTggcttttgaaataataaaatgtatgtatgtgttcagaaaaagaaaacttagtgtcTATTCGACATTACATAATGAAATGTATGAAGAATTAGGAGTTTATAGACGTTGTATACATAGCCTGTATGAAGCGACTGTATATCGTCGTTTGAAACATGAAGTCAGGTATGTTAAAAATGATTGGATTTAAACTTGTTAACTGAAAgtaagtacccgtggcatgatagttagtgcgttgaactctggttagatcagtttttatatttcgacagacatataaatactgctctgaccagggccagaggagccttcgctctgacgaaacggctgtttttttagcagtcggtttgaccccagagtgaaggtaatttgctacatggccctcatacagatggagaagtttcgggtgttcgatcggcagtgtttacgacgctgtaccggcttatatcgaacagccgaatcgtCTTAtatgcattactattccaaagaggtcctatacaacggggctcgaatcaacagaattgacaatttcgtgatgaaactcgttcgaggtcacattgcaagagctatgtcttcgaccaacaatttaattttcgggcgtTCTTtccaaacgacgagtattttgaaagtgcacgcttgagcggattcattccaccagaggcattcctctttttagacaaatgcggtctgatacaggatagattggcagttccgttgatctaccacgtcagacgaagaaccgtggataggcgactcccatacaTTCGGAACGTCAtagcacaaggcggagcagagctccttcggttcattagggctgtgtccgaacgggaccgaactgatagggtgaagcaggagaaccagttttggtggcttcaatcggcacttgatagtgggtagtcgggatggggttttaagccttagcCGGCTTtgatacttgttttatagtttaaagtagaataggcacggtgacacaaaaagaaatagaaaaaaaaatacaaaacaaaaaaataaaaaaatacaaaaaaaaacaaacaaattaaaaaaaaaaaatttaaaaaaagacaacaaaatatgaaaaacaaaaatgttagatagttagatttgctgctgtggttgttctagttttaagtagtttataggtaagataagtagtttaagttagttttaagttttatattaaggaccttataaattagtgcgttgaactgtcatgccagaggtcttgggtgcaatccctgcctgtgccatctaaagttttttttacgggtactgcctctggagagaaattgaaaaactttccaagagtaattcttgtcatgaaatgctttctcaaattagccgttcgggttcggcttaaaactgtaggtcccctgcatccctgaaaacattacttgcacacagtaatggttgagagttgtaagtcactaggccctagttctcaacggactgttgtgccacctgttttatttatttatttgaactaAAATTTATGGTGCTTCCACATCAGTTAAAAATGTCATCgtcgtaaaaataaaatgttgaattaataactatttgatttcatttaataatgattaaaaaaaaaagaatttatttaaacttcaaGGACGgagatttgaataaattaatacatttcaATAGCTTAATTACGCCATGCACAGATGCATACTAGGAGCAAGCGCACTCTAATACCCGCATGTCAGTCCATGTTGAGATCTTCAATTTCTCGTTGTCTTTTTCATCTACATGTAAAACTTCGAGTTCGATCAGTTTTGACGGAGCACAACACGGATGGGGCACTTTTTTTCTATCCTGCTTCCAAATAAGGCTTTGCAGCAAGGCGTGATGGTGTGCTGGATTGTAACGAGGCGGGCAACGGCCTCGACAAAAACCAGCATCAAATACTTTGGGttgaattataaattcaaaGCCCTTGATTTCTTTGAAAACTACTTCCATGGAATGTCGACAGCATCTTTGGTTATCCTTGTAGCAATTgctcttgtttttctttttcttcggtTTTTCTGTCATTTGGTTGTGATAATGCCTCGAGCGTTTCTCGCGATGTGTTCCTAGACGTCCGATGATGTTAAGCACAGGAGCTAGGTCGTACTTGGAAAGGGTACCAGAATCGTCATCGTCTTCTTCACTATCTCCTGATAGGTCATCAATTATTCGTGCACCATGTCGCAGGCAATTATCACATTGAATTTCTAGgcctaaatttttctttttataaacaagCCATTCCTCCACAGCTTTTGTCACGTCAAATTGAAGCCACTGACTAGTTGATTCATCCATTTTATTACGATCGAATTTGACTTCTATTTTCCGTCCATCAATCCAAACTTTTCTCTTATGATCCAATAGTTGATATACTTTCATGTTCAAGAAATGACTCGGTTcgatacttttatttaatttagatgCCATTTCGTTAAATGATTCTTGATTCTCTTTAATTCTTTCTGATGTGGTTGAATTATGATTTTCGTTGTGATCAGTTGTgaagttcttcttttttgtacTTAAACGATGTTTACGATTGTGACTATGGCGGCGTTTAAATTTTCGAGACGTTGCCAATGCTGGACTAGTAATCAAAAGCAGTCTTATATTGGCTTCTTCAATGTCCGATGTTTTAATATCGCTACTGATTTCCAATGGAAATCTCAGCAAAATTGATTTCGTtgctgaatttttgtttttattatcaaatttatttggagATCTTCTTTGTCGATAGATTTTTGTATCCGAAGAGTTATGAAGAATGGACAATAATGAAAgtgataaatttaaatgatcATCGTTGTCAAATTGATTCAATATATCATCATAATCCGGAATTGATCTTTTACGTATCCGTTCAAGGTATTCGTTATATTTCGTTGCATATTCAAGTTGGCTGATGTTTGCCTGGaatcataacaaaaataaaaatgtatttaggaaagtttaaaattatatattaaactatctattttaaatttgattacaaTTTCAATATATGTTGTCTATTTTTTGTTCTCATTGTGTCCAATTATTGATCTTCTCCCTTATATTCTAACAGGAAAAGCAAAGCaagatatacaaaatatacactaatttaaatatttatagactGCAATTTTATTTGTAGGTAAAAACGCTTTTGCTCTGATTATACTATTTTCAGTTTTACTAGATATCTCACTCTGAGCTGAATCATCTTGGGCCCAGTTTTTTAGGACTGAGTTAATCCCGCCCCGGCAGTGATGTGACTTCTACCACTTAAGTGGTATTTCtgccacttttttttgtttctgaaattcTACCACCTCCAACTCAAAATCTACCACCTTTTACAATTCGATGGTTATACAAATAACTTCTCTATTATATCATTGTATTGCTGTATTGACATATTGAAAAATCATTGAGAGATATATATATTTACTTCTGTCAtagatcaaaaaaacaaaaagatttcatAAACTTTCAGAATGCACTTGGTGTCgatgaacatcaaattttaaaagtttgtcaaacTCAGTGGCTTTATTTAGAAATGGTATATAGAGCAGTAGAATcgcttatttgatttttttttcattttgaaaagccTTATCCTAAGGCTaccattattttcaattttctagaaaatacaaacaaataaaatttttaaaaattttattgccttaaacttaaaaatatttaacgacTTCAACAGAATATTTCAATCTGAGACAACACAAATCCATCTCTTAGTCAAAAGTGTGAAATCTTTTAAGTTGAACTTAatgaaaaattctataaaataggAAAATATTGACATAAGTACGGATGTAAAAAATCGTGAAAACTATTTGCCATACTCTCAAATGCATTTTgggaaattgatgaaaataaaatcatggAATTAGGAAAAGTTATGTGCAGCTATTATGTTCAGTTATGtgtacaaattctccaaaagtaattcttgtcatgaaaagtgctttctcaaattttccgttcggattcagcttaaaactgtaggtcccttccatccctgataacagcactcgcacacaggaatggttgagagttgtcagtcagtaggccctagttctcaaaaggAATGTTGGGCCAATTTAacgatttactttttgtaatgataaagttaatgtattaaaatatttatatccgAAGAAAGTAATTGCTGGAACGAAGTCAATAGTCATATTTTTCGGTAGACGCTGCAAGCATTGAATTGCTCAATGTTGAGTGGAAAAAACTCATAGGCgagtttaaaataatacaaagtttCAAGAATGATGCCATTGTACATCAGctgatttttcttgaaaatttgaaagACGGTAATTTTCGAAAACCTGTAATTGTACATGTAACAACTTTGTTGTTTACCACATAGTAGCGCAGCAGCTGAACGTTAATTTTCACAACTCAATactttcaaaaaagataaaagaaagaaattgaaCACAACAGTACTCAAAATTTTAGCTGCAAGAGAAATTTTGGGCAACGGGAACATTTTGATCTCCCAGGTTAAATATGCTTCAAAATAccaatttaaagatttttcttttataaaataattattatatcgGTTGTGAGCAAAATATGTGattataaaactaatttgaatgggctgattttgtattgtttttttttaccactttTCTACCACGTTTTTGTTGGGATATTTACCAACACTTTGATTTTTTCAAGTCCCATCACTTATCCCGAGTTAAATCCAGAGCTAGTGATTTCAGAGTTAACTCAAGAATAGTGGGGGTTATACTGTTAACGTCATGAATGTTTTCAATTCAGTTGTCAAAA harbors:
- the LOC129953331 gene encoding protein decapentaplegic isoform X1, which gives rise to MWWEKSSKETAVKPVAFSKTKITSKRSSPFKIKNIIKLSRTNNFKTKKIKQRIKRHHRIFLSYSLYYSLINQNHLKCPIQTQYKYKLSEIKQIINGSLLAPIFEYFFVGIPFIQEIIIAFQFPLFSITSSSYFKMPLTIVLFLSMLITSHITNCQAIHNNKNNNNNEEQRDNTYLFLSYYNNKSNNLSFNNKSLIEDSKSTIVNSNKINYVEYKSLNIIDYKLWPRKRKKFQLRTEDFDIKQQTNESHRNYKTHYDEHDIQNAFYRNNSLQNISFTNQTMNPSLNDDNNEQLIKIIMDGLGLKKLPDYNKANISQLEYATKYNEYLERIRKRSIPDYDDILNQFDNDDHLNLSLSLLSILHNSSDTKIYRQRRSPNKFDNKNKNSATKSILLRFPLEISSDIKTSDIEEANIRLLLITSPALATSRKFKRRHSHNRKHRLSTKKKNFTTDHNENHNSTTSERIKENQESFNEMASKLNKSIEPSHFLNMKVYQLLDHKRKVWIDGRKIEVKFDRNKMDESTSQWLQFDVTKAVEEWLVYKKKNLGLEIQCDNCLRHGARIIDDLSGDSEEDDDDSGTLSKYDLAPVLNIIGRLGTHREKRSRHYHNQMTEKPKKKKNKSNCYKDNQRCCRHSMEVVFKEIKGFEFIIQPKVFDAGFCRGRCPPRYNPAHHHALLQSLIWKQDRKKVPHPCCAPSKLIELEVLHVDEKDNEKLKISTWTDMRVLECACS
- the LOC129953331 gene encoding bone morphogenetic protein 4 isoform X2, whose translation is MNPSLNDDNNEQLIKIIMDGLGLKKLPDYNKANISQLEYATKYNEYLERIRKRSIPDYDDILNQFDNDDHLNLSLSLLSILHNSSDTKIYRQRRSPNKFDNKNKNSATKSILLRFPLEISSDIKTSDIEEANIRLLLITSPALATSRKFKRRHSHNRKHRLSTKKKNFTTDHNENHNSTTSERIKENQESFNEMASKLNKSIEPSHFLNMKVYQLLDHKRKVWIDGRKIEVKFDRNKMDESTSQWLQFDVTKAVEEWLVYKKKNLGLEIQCDNCLRHGARIIDDLSGDSEEDDDDSGTLSKYDLAPVLNIIGRLGTHREKRSRHYHNQMTEKPKKKKNKSNCYKDNQRCCRHSMEVVFKEIKGFEFIIQPKVFDAGFCRGRCPPRYNPAHHHALLQSLIWKQDRKKVPHPCCAPSKLIELEVLHVDEKDNEKLKISTWTDMRVLECACS